Proteins from a genomic interval of Niabella soli DSM 19437:
- the rnc gene encoding ribonuclease III yields MNFIKGIFKKQSGTALKKQLRNILGFTPDNMSLYKTALTHRSLKENVDENNERLEYLGDAVLSALIADYLFKRYPYQGEGFLTEMRSKMVNRQQLNEVALKMNLKKIANFNKLDHTLRGSHIFGNTLEALVGAIYLDIGYKKTCKWVYDYIISPHMFMEELELREINHKNKLYGWANKLGKTLEFTTIEEKLENGRRLFTIGAVVDGEIIARGKAFNKKDASQIAASLAVNTLGINNNEEGLISSH; encoded by the coding sequence GTGAATTTTATAAAAGGGATTTTTAAAAAACAATCGGGCACTGCCTTAAAAAAACAGTTGCGGAACATATTGGGTTTTACACCCGATAATATGTCCTTATACAAAACCGCACTAACGCATCGTTCCCTTAAAGAAAATGTTGATGAAAACAATGAACGCCTGGAGTACCTGGGGGATGCTGTCCTGAGCGCACTCATTGCCGATTACCTGTTTAAAAGATATCCTTACCAGGGAGAAGGCTTTTTGACGGAAATGCGCAGTAAAATGGTAAATCGCCAGCAATTGAACGAAGTGGCGTTAAAAATGAACCTGAAAAAGATCGCCAATTTTAATAAACTGGACCATACTTTACGGGGCAGTCATATTTTTGGTAATACGCTGGAGGCCCTTGTGGGGGCCATTTACCTGGATATAGGGTATAAAAAGACCTGCAAATGGGTGTATGACTATATCATTTCCCCCCATATGTTCATGGAGGAGCTGGAACTACGCGAGATCAATCATAAAAATAAACTTTACGGATGGGCAAATAAGCTGGGTAAAACGCTTGAGTTCACCACAATTGAAGAAAAGCTGGAAAATGGGCGCAGATTATTCACAATTGGTGCAGTTGTTGATGGAGAGATAATTGCCCGGGGGAAAGCGTTCAATAAAAAGGATGCTTCTCAAAT